The following proteins are co-located in the Podarcis raffonei isolate rPodRaf1 chromosome 5, rPodRaf1.pri, whole genome shotgun sequence genome:
- the TSC22D1 gene encoding TSC22 domain family protein 1 isoform X5, producing the protein MEGEVSSGASVVAIDNKIEQAMDLVKSHLMYAVREEVEVLKEQIKELIEKNNQLEQENNLLKTLASPEQLAQFQAQLQTSPSPAPSQPQGTTPQPSQPTSQGSGPSA; encoded by the exons CTCCTCCGGTGCCAGCGTCGTAGCGATCGACAACAAAATCGAGCAAGCCATG GATCTGGTAAAGAGCCACTTGATGTACGCTGTAAGAGAGGAAGTGGAGGTTCTCAAAGAGCAGATCAAAGAGCTGATTGAGAAGAACAACCAACTGGAGCAGGAAAACAACCTCCTGAAGACGCTGGCCAGCCCAGAGCAGCTGGCCCAGTTCCAAGCACAGTTGCAGACGAGTCCTTCGCCTGCGCCCTCCCAGCCGCAAGGGACAACTCCGCAGCCTTCTCAGCCAACATCACAAGGATCAGGACCGTCAGCATAG
- the TSC22D1 gene encoding TSC22 domain family protein 1 isoform X4 — MTAQWCRAQVAMDLGVYQLRHFSISFLSSLLGTDSSALRLDSSSSGASVVAIDNKIEQAMDLVKSHLMYAVREEVEVLKEQIKELIEKNNQLEQENNLLKTLASPEQLAQFQAQLQTSPSPAPSQPQGTTPQPSQPTSQGSGPSA; from the exons ATGACTGCCCAATGGTGTAGGGCGCAGGTGGCAATGGATCTAGGCGTCTACCAGCTCAGGCACTTCTCCATTTCTTTCTTATCATCGCTGCTGGGCACCGACAGCTCTGCCCTGAGGCTCGACAGTAG CTCCTCCGGTGCCAGCGTCGTAGCGATCGACAACAAAATCGAGCAAGCCATG GATCTGGTAAAGAGCCACTTGATGTACGCTGTAAGAGAGGAAGTGGAGGTTCTCAAAGAGCAGATCAAAGAGCTGATTGAGAAGAACAACCAACTGGAGCAGGAAAACAACCTCCTGAAGACGCTGGCCAGCCCAGAGCAGCTGGCCCAGTTCCAAGCACAGTTGCAGACGAGTCCTTCGCCTGCGCCCTCCCAGCCGCAAGGGACAACTCCGCAGCCTTCTCAGCCAACATCACAAGGATCAGGACCGTCAGCATAG
- the TSC22D1 gene encoding TSC22 domain family protein 1 isoform X6 gives MDLVKSHLMYAVREEVEVLKEQIKELIEKNNQLEQENNLLKTLASPEQLAQFQAQLQTSPSPAPSQPQGTTPQPSQPTSQGSGPSA, from the exons ATG GATCTGGTAAAGAGCCACTTGATGTACGCTGTAAGAGAGGAAGTGGAGGTTCTCAAAGAGCAGATCAAAGAGCTGATTGAGAAGAACAACCAACTGGAGCAGGAAAACAACCTCCTGAAGACGCTGGCCAGCCCAGAGCAGCTGGCCCAGTTCCAAGCACAGTTGCAGACGAGTCCTTCGCCTGCGCCCTCCCAGCCGCAAGGGACAACTCCGCAGCCTTCTCAGCCAACATCACAAGGATCAGGACCGTCAGCATAG